In a single window of the Ruminococcus albus 7 = DSM 20455 genome:
- the mutS gene encoding DNA mismatch repair protein MutS has protein sequence MTLKEIDESKLTPMMKQYLAVKKKYKNHILFYRLGDFYEMFFDDALIVSKELELTLTGRDCGLDERAPMCGVPFHACDVYLKKLIEKGHMVAICEQTKDPSECQGLVPRDVIRVVTPGTLIESSMLDESSNNYLCAFYMRSKEASLCLADISTGEVHLFEFTGKDTANSAINELSRFSPSEILINDSILSNKEISGFIREKIKTSVQLLEDADFDPANHTDEVLTQFSVNSLDSLGLKPDSLSAFAVCGLFAYIHETQKALVGRFSEITRHDADPIMTIGFTARRNLELTETLRNKQKKGSLLWVISNTKTSMGNRMLKSWLEQPLINPAKIIDRLNAVEQFVRDPVSLGEIREVLSGVYDLERLMTRVMYRSASPRDLKSLSLTALKLPELKKLLSAFDGKLIKDCTGRISTLDAISNLVENAIVDEPPANVKDGGVIRDGFNEQLDGLRNIISGGKGIIDDIAEREKEKTGIKNLKIGYNRVFGYYIEVTKSYYDLIPDNYIRKQTLANCERFITDELKVAENTILGASDKILTIEQEIFGEVREFIATQLRLVQETATAVAEIDVLCSYATAAIKNNYTKPEIAIDGIINIKNGRHPVVELMQQDEVFVPNDTYLDLTGNRMAVITGPNMSGKSTYMRQVALITLMAQIGCFVPADYAKISVVDQIFTRIGASDDLTAGQSTFMVEMSEVADIVKHATKNSLVILDEVGRGTSTFDGIAIARAVSEYISTSRSLGCKTLFATHYHELIALEDELDGIKNYSVAVKRQGDNIKFLRKIVKGGADESFGIEVAKLAGLPNKIIGRAKSLLGEMEAESIKAKAAVAESDSGQISFDRISDSIVTDKLRKTNIDEMNDEELREFVKDLLRYV, from the coding sequence GTGACACTTAAAGAGATAGATGAATCAAAGCTTACACCCATGATGAAACAATATCTGGCAGTAAAGAAAAAGTATAAGAACCATATACTTTTCTACCGTCTGGGTGACTTTTACGAGATGTTCTTTGATGATGCGCTGATAGTATCAAAGGAGCTGGAACTCACCCTTACGGGGAGAGATTGCGGACTGGACGAGCGTGCACCTATGTGCGGTGTGCCTTTTCATGCCTGCGACGTTTATCTGAAAAAACTAATAGAAAAAGGACACATGGTAGCAATATGCGAGCAGACCAAAGATCCTTCGGAGTGTCAGGGGCTCGTTCCACGTGATGTAATACGTGTTGTTACTCCGGGCACTCTCATTGAGAGCAGTATGCTTGATGAGTCTTCAAACAATTATCTCTGTGCGTTTTATATGCGTTCCAAGGAAGCGTCCCTCTGTCTTGCGGATATCTCCACAGGCGAAGTTCACCTATTTGAATTCACAGGCAAAGATACAGCCAACAGCGCAATAAATGAGCTCTCAAGATTTTCTCCTTCGGAGATACTTATCAATGATTCTATTCTTTCAAATAAGGAAATATCCGGGTTTATACGTGAAAAAATAAAGACAAGTGTTCAGCTGCTGGAGGATGCGGATTTTGATCCTGCTAATCATACTGATGAGGTCCTTACGCAGTTTTCTGTTAACAGCCTTGATTCTCTCGGACTCAAACCTGACAGCCTGAGTGCATTTGCGGTATGTGGACTTTTCGCATATATCCACGAAACACAGAAGGCACTTGTGGGTCGATTCTCCGAGATCACCCGTCACGATGCTGATCCGATAATGACTATAGGTTTTACTGCGAGAAGAAACCTTGAATTAACAGAAACTCTCCGCAATAAGCAGAAAAAGGGTTCATTACTGTGGGTCATCAGCAACACCAAGACTTCCATGGGTAATCGTATGCTGAAATCCTGGCTTGAACAGCCACTTATCAATCCTGCAAAGATTATTGACAGGCTTAATGCAGTTGAACAGTTTGTGCGTGATCCGGTATCTCTTGGTGAGATCCGTGAAGTGCTGAGTGGAGTATATGATCTTGAACGACTCATGACAAGAGTTATGTATCGTTCTGCAAGTCCGCGTGATCTCAAATCTCTTTCACTGACAGCGTTGAAACTCCCGGAACTTAAAAAGCTGCTGTCAGCTTTTGACGGTAAACTTATCAAAGATTGTACCGGAAGGATATCGACTCTTGATGCAATTTCTAACCTTGTTGAAAATGCCATTGTTGACGAGCCTCCTGCCAACGTTAAGGACGGCGGAGTTATTCGTGATGGTTTTAATGAGCAGCTTGACGGTCTTAGGAATATAATCTCTGGCGGAAAAGGCATTATAGATGATATTGCGGAGCGTGAAAAAGAAAAGACGGGTATCAAGAACCTGAAGATTGGTTATAACCGTGTGTTCGGCTATTATATAGAGGTCACTAAATCTTATTATGATCTTATACCTGATAATTATATAAGGAAGCAGACTCTCGCTAACTGTGAAAGATTCATTACTGATGAACTTAAAGTTGCTGAAAACACCATACTGGGTGCAAGCGATAAGATTCTGACCATTGAGCAGGAGATATTCGGTGAGGTCAGAGAGTTTATAGCTACACAGTTAAGACTGGTACAGGAAACTGCAACTGCTGTTGCGGAGATAGATGTCCTTTGTTCCTACGCCACTGCAGCTATAAAGAACAATTATACCAAACCCGAGATAGCTATCGACGGTATAATCAATATCAAAAACGGCAGGCACCCTGTTGTTGAGCTTATGCAGCAGGATGAAGTATTCGTTCCTAATGATACTTATCTTGATCTTACAGGCAATCGAATGGCTGTTATAACAGGTCCTAATATGTCTGGTAAATCCACATATATGCGACAGGTGGCACTTATTACTCTTATGGCACAGATAGGTTGTTTTGTACCTGCCGATTATGCTAAGATATCGGTTGTAGACCAGATATTTACAAGGATAGGTGCATCCGATGACCTGACAGCAGGTCAGTCAACCTTCATGGTTGAAATGAGTGAGGTGGCTGATATAGTAAAGCATGCCACCAAAAACAGCCTTGTTATACTTGATGAAGTAGGCAGAGGTACATCAACTTTTGATGGTATTGCAATTGCAAGAGCAGTATCGGAGTATATCTCCACATCACGTTCTCTCGGCTGCAAGACCCTTTTCGCGACCCATTATCACGAACTTATCGCTCTTGAAGATGAACTTGACGGCATTAAGAATTATTCTGTTGCGGTTAAGCGTCAGGGAGATAATATAAAGTTCCTGCGTAAGATAGTAAAGGGTGGAGCTGATGAAAGCTTCGGTATCGAAGTTGCCAAACTTGCAGGTCTGCCAAACAAGATAATCGGCAGAGCAAAGTCTCTTTTGGGTGAAATGGAAGCAGAATCTATAAAGGCTAAAGCTGCTGTTGCAGAGAGTGACAGCGGACAGATATCCTTTGACAGGATAAGCGATAGTATAGTAACTGATAAGCTCCGTAAGACCAATATCGACGAAATGAACGATGAAGAACTGAGGGAGTTTGTTAAAGACTTGTTGAGATATGTATAA
- a CDS encoding YlbF family regulator yields MNVIELTRQLGKAIQEDERYKKYEAACALNDTDTEIQNEIGKFNQMRQDLSVEMRKPDKDADRLTTLDHDIKELYEKIMAMPKMVEYNEAKADIDALMKSVYYILQQSANGEDPETCPAQAPSGCSGSCSTCGGCG; encoded by the coding sequence ATGAATGTTATAGAACTTACAAGACAGCTTGGTAAAGCTATCCAGGAAGATGAAAGATATAAGAAGTACGAGGCGGCTTGTGCTCTTAATGATACAGATACCGAGATCCAGAATGAGATCGGCAAGTTCAATCAGATGCGTCAGGATCTCAGTGTCGAGATGAGAAAACCCGATAAAGATGCTGACAGGCTCACAACACTCGATCATGATATAAAGGAGCTTTACGAAAAGATAATGGCTATGCCCAAAATGGTCGAGTATAACGAAGCTAAGGCAGATATAGATGCTCTTATGAAATCGGTATACTATATCCTCCAGCAGTCTGCTAATGGTGAGGATCCTGAAACTTGTCCTGCACAGGCACCTTCGGGTTGCTCGGGAAGCTGCTCGACCTGCGGAGGCTGCGGCTAA